One genomic window of Vibrio parahaemolyticus includes the following:
- the tkt gene encoding transketolase — protein MSSRKHLANAIRALSMDGVQQANSGHPGAPMGMADIAEVLWRSHLNHNPANPEWADRDRFVLSNGHGSMLIYSLLHLSGYELSIDDLKNFRQLHSKTPGHPEYGYAPGIETTTGPLGQGITNAVGMALAEKALAAQFNKEGHDIVDHFTYVFMGDGCLMEGISHEACSLAGTLGLGKLIAFWDDNGISIDGHVEGWFSDDTPKRFEAYGWHVIPAVDGHDSEAINAAIEAAKADPRPTLICTKTIIGFGSPNKSGSHDCHGAPLGAEEIAAAREFLGWEHPAFEIPADVYAEWDAKAAGAEKEAAWNAKFEAYAAAYPTEAAELKRRLNGELPAEWEEKANQIIADLQANPANIASRKASQNALEAFGQMLPEFMGGSADLAPSNLTMWSGSKSLEANDFSGNYIHYGVREFGMTAIMNGIALHGGFVPYGATFLMFMEYARNAMRMAALMKIQNIQVYTHDSIGLGEDGPTHQPVEQMASLRLTPNMNTWRPCDQVESAVAWKLAIERKDAPTALIFSRQNLAQQPRSAEQVADIAKGAYILKDSEGKPELILIATGSEVELAVKAAEQLTAEGKKVRVVSMPSTDAFDKQDAAYREAVLPSDVTARIAIEAGIADFWYKYVGFDGRIIGMTTFGESAPADQLFEMFGFTVENVVNTAKELLA, from the coding sequence ATGTCGTCTCGTAAACATCTTGCCAATGCAATTCGTGCTCTAAGCATGGATGGTGTTCAACAAGCTAACTCTGGCCACCCAGGCGCACCTATGGGTATGGCTGATATCGCTGAAGTTCTTTGGCGCTCTCACCTAAACCACAACCCAGCTAACCCAGAGTGGGCAGATCGCGACCGTTTTGTACTTTCAAACGGCCACGGTTCTATGCTGATCTACTCTCTACTGCACTTGAGCGGTTACGAGCTATCTATTGATGATCTGAAAAACTTCCGTCAGCTTCACTCTAAGACTCCAGGTCACCCAGAGTACGGCTACGCACCAGGCATCGAAACGACAACAGGCCCTCTAGGTCAAGGTATCACGAACGCTGTTGGTATGGCTCTAGCAGAAAAAGCGCTAGCAGCACAATTCAACAAAGAAGGCCACGACATCGTTGACCACTTCACTTACGTGTTCATGGGGGATGGCTGTCTGATGGAAGGTATCTCGCATGAGGCATGTTCTCTTGCTGGTACGCTAGGTCTAGGTAAACTGATCGCATTTTGGGATGACAACGGCATCTCTATCGATGGTCACGTTGAAGGTTGGTTCTCTGACGATACACCTAAGCGTTTTGAAGCGTACGGCTGGCACGTAATTCCAGCAGTAGATGGTCACGATTCTGAAGCAATCAACGCAGCGATTGAAGCTGCAAAAGCAGACCCTCGTCCTACGCTAATTTGTACGAAGACTATCATCGGTTTTGGTTCTCCAAACAAATCTGGTTCACACGACTGTCACGGTGCACCATTAGGCGCGGAAGAAATCGCAGCAGCGCGTGAATTCCTAGGTTGGGAACACCCTGCATTTGAAATCCCTGCTGATGTATACGCAGAGTGGGATGCAAAAGCAGCTGGCGCTGAAAAAGAAGCGGCGTGGAACGCGAAGTTCGAAGCATACGCAGCGGCTTACCCAACAGAAGCAGCAGAGCTTAAGCGTCGTCTAAACGGCGAACTTCCTGCAGAGTGGGAAGAGAAAGCAAACCAAATCATTGCTGATCTTCAAGCAAACCCAGCAAACATTGCGTCACGTAAAGCATCTCAAAATGCTCTAGAAGCTTTCGGTCAAATGCTACCAGAATTTATGGGCGGCTCTGCTGACCTAGCACCTTCTAACCTAACCATGTGGTCGGGCTCTAAGTCTCTAGAAGCGAACGACTTCTCTGGTAACTACATCCACTACGGTGTACGTGAATTTGGTATGACTGCTATTATGAACGGTATCGCACTACACGGCGGTTTCGTTCCTTACGGCGCAACATTCCTAATGTTCATGGAATACGCTCGTAACGCAATGCGTATGGCTGCTTTGATGAAAATTCAGAACATCCAAGTGTACACACACGATTCTATCGGTCTTGGCGAAGATGGCCCAACTCACCAACCAGTTGAGCAAATGGCGTCTCTACGTTTGACTCCAAACATGAACACATGGCGTCCATGTGACCAAGTTGAGTCTGCTGTAGCATGGAAACTAGCGATTGAACGTAAAGATGCACCAACAGCACTTATCTTCTCTCGTCAAAACCTAGCGCAACAACCACGCAGCGCTGAGCAAGTCGCAGACATCGCGAAAGGTGCTTACATCCTGAAAGACAGTGAAGGTAAGCCTGAGCTAATCCTTATCGCAACAGGCTCTGAAGTTGAGCTAGCAGTGAAAGCCGCTGAACAACTAACAGCAGAAGGTAAGAAAGTACGCGTGGTTTCAATGCCATCAACAGATGCATTCGACAAACAAGACGCAGCTTACCGTGAAGCAGTTCTACCATCAGACGTAACAGCTCGTATCGCTATTGAAGCGGGCATCGCAGACTTCTGGTACAAGTACGTTGGTTTCGACGGTCGCATCATCGGTATGACAACATTCGGTGAATCTGCACCTGCTGACCAGTTGTTCGAAATGTTTGGTTTCACTGTAGAAAACGTAGTGAACACAGCAAAAGAACTACTAGCGTAA
- the metK gene encoding methionine adenosyltransferase has translation MAKHLFTSESVSEGHPDKIADQISDAVLDAILEQDPKARVACETYVKTGMVMVGGEITTSAWVDIEELTRETVREIGYVHSDMGFDANSCAVLNTIGKQSPDINQGVDKADPKEQGAGDQGIMFGYACNETEVLMPAPITYSHRLVEKQAEVRKNGTLPWLRPDAKSQVTFQYDQGKIVGIDAVVLSTQHCDSISTPDLREAVMEEIIKPVLPAEWISKDTNFFINPTGRFVIGGPMGDCGLTGRKIIVDTYGGAARHGGGAFSGKDPSKVDRSAAYAARYVAKNIVAAGMADRCEIQLSYAIGVADPTSIMVETFGTEKVSHDIIIEAVRQFFDLRPYGLQEMLNLLQPIYKKTAAYGHFGREEFPWEATDKAELLRDFAGIK, from the coding sequence ATGGCTAAGCACCTGTTTACTTCTGAGTCAGTATCAGAAGGTCATCCAGATAAAATTGCAGACCAGATTTCTGATGCGGTTCTTGACGCGATTCTAGAGCAAGATCCAAAGGCTCGTGTTGCATGTGAGACTTACGTTAAAACCGGTATGGTAATGGTGGGTGGTGAAATCACGACTTCAGCATGGGTTGACATCGAAGAGTTAACTCGTGAAACCGTTCGTGAAATCGGCTACGTACACTCAGATATGGGCTTTGACGCGAACTCTTGTGCAGTTCTAAACACAATCGGTAAACAGTCTCCAGATATCAACCAAGGTGTTGATAAAGCTGACCCTAAAGAGCAAGGTGCAGGCGACCAAGGCATCATGTTTGGTTACGCATGTAACGAAACTGAAGTACTCATGCCAGCGCCAATCACTTACTCTCACCGTCTTGTTGAAAAGCAAGCAGAAGTTCGTAAAAACGGCACACTACCTTGGTTGCGTCCAGACGCAAAATCTCAGGTAACGTTCCAGTACGACCAAGGTAAGATTGTTGGTATCGATGCTGTTGTTCTTTCAACTCAGCACTGTGATTCAATCTCTACGCCTGACCTACGTGAAGCAGTAATGGAAGAGATCATCAAACCTGTTCTTCCTGCAGAGTGGATCAGCAAAGACACTAACTTCTTCATCAACCCAACCGGTCGTTTCGTTATCGGTGGCCCAATGGGTGACTGTGGTCTAACTGGTCGTAAAATCATCGTAGATACTTACGGCGGTGCAGCTCGTCACGGTGGCGGTGCATTCTCTGGTAAAGATCCATCGAAAGTAGACCGCTCTGCAGCTTACGCAGCACGTTACGTAGCGAAAAACATCGTAGCGGCTGGTATGGCTGACCGTTGTGAAATCCAACTTTCTTACGCAATCGGTGTTGCTGATCCAACGTCTATCATGGTTGAAACGTTTGGTACCGAGAAAGTATCTCACGACATCATCATTGAAGCGGTTCGTCAATTCTTCGACCTACGTCCATACGGTCTACAAGAAATGCTTAACCTACTTCAACCAATCTACAAGAAGACAGCAGCATACGGTCACTTCGGTCGCGAAGAGTTCCCATGGGAAGCGACTGATAAAGCTGAGCTTCTACGCGATTTCGCTGGCATCAAGTAA
- a CDS encoding SprT family zinc-dependent metalloprotease yields the protein MDIELSYKAKQVMADCISLAQQVFKRSFPIPSITFNVRGKAAGKAYLQLNQIHLNPILFRENPQAFLEEVIPHEVAHLITYQVYGRVRPHGKEWRGVMESVFGIPANTTHRFEVTSVQGKTFEYRCGCMTYPLSIRRHNKVLRKEAAYSCQKCHQPLNFTGVQLS from the coding sequence ATGGACATTGAACTGAGTTATAAAGCCAAGCAAGTCATGGCTGATTGTATCTCTTTGGCACAGCAAGTATTTAAGCGCTCATTCCCTATCCCAAGCATCACATTCAACGTTCGCGGCAAAGCAGCGGGAAAAGCCTACCTTCAATTAAATCAGATTCATCTCAACCCTATTTTATTTAGAGAAAATCCACAGGCGTTTTTGGAAGAAGTAATTCCTCATGAAGTCGCCCACTTAATCACCTACCAAGTGTACGGCCGAGTTCGACCACACGGAAAAGAGTGGCGGGGCGTCATGGAATCCGTATTTGGTATTCCTGCCAACACCACACACCGCTTTGAAGTTACCTCAGTCCAGGGTAAGACGTTTGAGTATCGTTGCGGCTGCATGACCTACCCGCTCTCGATTCGCCGACATAATAAAGTTCTGCGCAAAGAGGCAGCCTACTCCTGTCAAAAATGCCACCAGCCTTTGAATTTTACAGGTGTTCAACTTTCTTAA
- the rsmE gene encoding 16S rRNA (uracil(1498)-N(3))-methyltransferase, which yields MRIPRIYHPETIHQLGTIALSEDAAGHIGRVLRMKEGQDVLLFDGSGAEFPAVISEVSKKNVLVDVTERVESNIESPLDLHLGQVISRGDKMEFTIQKSVELGVNTITPLISERCGVKLDQKRFEKKLAQWQKIAISACEQCGRNVVPEIRPIMSLEQWCQEEYDGLKLNLHPRAKYSINTLPTPVEKVRLLIGPEGGLSSEEIDMTREYQFEETLLGPRVLRTETAALTAITALQVRFGDLG from the coding sequence ATGCGTATCCCTCGAATTTATCATCCAGAAACCATTCATCAACTTGGTACCATCGCTTTAAGCGAAGACGCTGCAGGCCATATCGGCCGAGTACTTCGCATGAAAGAAGGCCAAGATGTTCTATTATTTGACGGCAGTGGCGCAGAGTTCCCAGCAGTGATCAGTGAAGTCAGTAAAAAGAACGTTCTCGTTGACGTAACTGAGCGCGTCGAAAGCAACATTGAATCCCCTCTCGACTTACATCTTGGCCAAGTCATTTCACGTGGCGATAAGATGGAGTTCACCATCCAGAAATCAGTAGAGCTTGGCGTTAATACCATCACACCACTTATTTCTGAACGTTGTGGCGTAAAGCTGGATCAAAAACGTTTTGAGAAAAAGCTCGCGCAGTGGCAGAAGATTGCGATCAGTGCGTGTGAACAATGTGGTCGCAACGTAGTACCAGAAATTCGCCCAATCATGAGCTTGGAACAGTGGTGCCAAGAAGAGTACGATGGTCTAAAGCTCAACCTTCACCCTCGTGCAAAATACTCAATCAACACCCTGCCGACACCTGTAGAGAAAGTGCGTCTTCTGATCGGCCCTGAAGGCGGTTTGTCTTCAGAAGAGATCGACATGACTCGCGAATACCAATTTGAAGAGACGCTACTCGGCCCGCGCGTTCTACGCACCGAAACTGCGGCTCTGACAGCAATTACAGCCTTACAAGTTCGTTTCGGCGATCTTGGTTAA
- a CDS encoding DUF2189 domain-containing protein yields the protein MPRTVNPSDFQSKRKEVPDNEYARTIPCNTVNLSAPFHWLALGLHDFVRMPLISAFYGICFMAAAIGIVLLVQWQGTHLVVMPSLIVYMLIGPFLALGLYDASWERERGHKARLLHSMKAIGRNSSSQWAFAVLLAVCMIFWMRIAALLHALYPSVQGAPLTEFLPFLVIGSLVGFVLACTVFSISAFSIPLMMERRVDMMTAVFTSFNAVKSNIPAMIVWAAIICGGILIGFATYGIGMLFTMPILGYGTWHAYHATIKKKHTP from the coding sequence ATGCCTCGTACCGTGAATCCATCTGACTTCCAAAGCAAACGAAAGGAAGTACCAGATAATGAATACGCCAGAACCATTCCGTGTAACACCGTCAATCTGAGTGCCCCCTTTCATTGGTTAGCTCTGGGGTTACATGATTTCGTACGTATGCCTCTCATCAGTGCTTTTTACGGCATCTGTTTTATGGCAGCAGCGATTGGTATTGTGCTTCTGGTGCAATGGCAAGGCACACACTTAGTGGTGATGCCAAGCCTCATCGTCTATATGCTCATAGGTCCGTTTTTAGCACTGGGTCTTTATGATGCGAGTTGGGAGAGAGAACGTGGGCACAAAGCGCGCCTGCTCCATTCCATGAAAGCGATTGGTCGTAACTCCAGCTCACAATGGGCGTTCGCAGTATTGCTCGCCGTCTGTATGATTTTCTGGATGCGTATCGCTGCGCTGCTCCACGCGTTGTACCCATCCGTACAAGGCGCACCACTGACTGAGTTTTTGCCTTTTCTGGTCATAGGTTCATTGGTTGGATTCGTGTTGGCGTGTACCGTATTTAGTATCTCTGCATTTTCGATTCCATTAATGATGGAGCGCCGTGTCGACATGATGACAGCGGTGTTTACTAGCTTTAACGCGGTGAAATCCAATATTCCGGCCATGATTGTTTGGGCAGCGATTATTTGTGGCGGTATCTTGATTGGCTTTGCTACCTACGGAATCGGTATGTTGTTTACCATGCCAATTTTGGGCTACGGTACATGGCACGCCTACCATGCAACCATCAAGAAAAAACACACGCCTTAA
- a CDS encoding ligand-gated channel protein encodes MSTLRLPVLTATGVLAFVSVPHVFANDSVSKMETVVVTASSYEQSQADAPASISVISREELDSRYYRDVTDALKSVPGVVVTGGGDTTDISIRGMGSKYTLILVDGKRQSTRETRPNSDGPGIEQGWLPPLQAIERIEVIRGPMSTLYGSDAIGGVINVITRKDALEWTGNVQLGTVIQENSRSGGEQSANFFVNGPLAENLLLQVYGQYTAREEDDIDYGYEDKDMQSISSKLIYQINDRHSVQLEGGTSAQSRRGNVGLSVPTTGCRRGCEDSLNEYRRNYVTLSHTAEWELLGNSDTYLQREESENKSREMTIVNTTFKSSLVKGLGAHTLTTGVDATHAELEDFTSNKASSKTKASNTQWAVFIEDEWKIAEPFSLTLGGRLDHDENYGAHFSPRVYGVWRVDPAWTVKGGVATGFRSPQLREITPGWAQVSGGGNIYGNPDLDPETSLNKEISVLYQGDSGLDVTLTAFHNEFKDKITRVVCPDTICTDGPNQWGADPTYRINVDEAVTQGVEATLAKPLTETIYLSSSYTFTDSEQKTGEYKGMPLQQLPKHLFNVDVTWQTTDNLESWTKVTYRGKEMDPVTGPSRNSIVEPAYTFVDAGVTYQLTDNTKIKGAIYNLFDEDINYKEYGYVEDGRRYWLGLDVAF; translated from the coding sequence ATGTCCACTCTTAGACTGCCAGTGCTAACTGCAACTGGTGTTTTAGCCTTCGTCAGTGTCCCTCATGTATTTGCTAACGACTCAGTTTCTAAAATGGAAACCGTCGTGGTGACAGCGTCAAGTTATGAGCAATCCCAAGCGGATGCGCCTGCAAGTATTAGTGTTATCTCGCGAGAAGAATTGGACTCGCGCTACTACCGCGACGTGACTGATGCACTGAAAAGTGTGCCGGGTGTTGTTGTGACTGGTGGTGGTGATACAACCGATATCAGCATTCGTGGTATGGGCTCTAAGTACACGTTAATTCTTGTGGATGGTAAGCGCCAAAGTACTCGCGAAACTCGCCCAAATAGCGATGGCCCTGGTATTGAACAAGGTTGGTTGCCACCACTTCAAGCCATTGAGCGAATCGAAGTGATCCGTGGCCCGATGTCGACACTATATGGTTCCGATGCGATTGGTGGTGTGATTAACGTGATCACCCGTAAAGATGCGCTTGAGTGGACAGGTAATGTGCAGCTGGGGACGGTTATCCAAGAAAACAGCCGTTCTGGTGGTGAACAGAGTGCGAACTTCTTTGTAAATGGCCCTCTTGCAGAAAACTTGTTGCTACAGGTTTATGGTCAATACACCGCAAGGGAAGAAGATGACATTGATTATGGTTATGAAGACAAAGATATGCAGAGCATCTCTTCAAAACTGATCTATCAAATCAATGACCGTCACTCTGTGCAGTTAGAGGGTGGTACATCGGCACAAAGTCGTCGCGGTAATGTTGGTCTTTCTGTACCTACGACGGGCTGTCGTAGAGGCTGTGAAGATTCATTGAATGAATACCGTCGCAACTACGTTACGCTTAGTCACACCGCGGAGTGGGAGTTATTGGGTAACTCTGATACCTACTTGCAGCGCGAGGAGAGTGAAAACAAATCTCGCGAAATGACTATTGTAAATACCACGTTTAAATCCAGTCTAGTTAAAGGGCTGGGCGCGCATACACTGACAACTGGTGTCGATGCGACGCATGCCGAGTTGGAAGATTTTACGTCCAACAAAGCATCATCTAAAACGAAAGCATCAAATACACAATGGGCTGTGTTCATCGAAGATGAATGGAAGATCGCAGAACCTTTTAGTCTGACATTAGGTGGTCGTTTGGATCACGATGAAAACTACGGCGCGCATTTTAGTCCGCGAGTGTATGGTGTGTGGCGTGTTGATCCTGCTTGGACGGTCAAAGGCGGTGTGGCGACAGGCTTCCGCTCTCCTCAGTTACGTGAAATTACCCCAGGTTGGGCGCAAGTCAGTGGTGGCGGCAATATTTATGGTAACCCAGATTTGGATCCGGAAACTTCACTGAACAAAGAAATCAGTGTGCTTTACCAAGGTGATTCTGGTCTTGATGTGACGTTAACCGCCTTCCACAATGAGTTTAAAGATAAGATCACTCGCGTGGTGTGCCCAGATACAATTTGTACGGATGGCCCAAACCAATGGGGGGCAGATCCTACTTACCGCATTAATGTGGATGAAGCTGTTACTCAGGGTGTAGAAGCAACGTTGGCGAAACCACTAACCGAGACTATCTACTTAAGCTCAAGCTATACCTTTACCGACTCGGAGCAAAAAACGGGTGAATACAAAGGCATGCCACTTCAGCAACTTCCAAAGCACCTGTTTAATGTTGATGTCACTTGGCAAACAACAGACAACCTAGAGAGCTGGACGAAAGTGACCTACCGAGGAAAAGAAATGGATCCCGTCACTGGCCCATCACGCAACAGCATCGTTGAACCTGCTTATACGTTTGTAGATGCCGGCGTAACGTATCAGTTGACGGATAACACCAAGATCAAAGGTGCGATTTACAACCTGTTCGATGAAGACATCAACTACAAAGAATATGGGTACGTCGAAGATGGACGTCGTTACTGGTTAGGGTTAGACGTAGCATTCTAA
- the gshB gene encoding glutathione synthase, which translates to MIKLGIVMDPISSINIKKDSSFAMMLEAQRRGYEIHYMEMNDLHLDQGKAIADTKVVELKEDPNGWYEFKSEQTIELSELDAVLMRKDPPFDTEYIYATYILERAEEQGALIVNKPQSLRDCNEKLFTAWFPELTPTTIVTRKAEKIKAFREEHGDVILKPLDGMGGASIFRVKENDPNVSVIIETLTNHGQNYAMAQTFVPDISNGDKRILVVDGEPMPYCLARIPAKGETRGNLAAGGTGEARPLSETDMKIAQAVAPTLKEKGLIFVGLDVIGDKLTEINVTSPTCIREIEAAFDISITGKLMDAIERRVKGE; encoded by the coding sequence ATGATCAAACTCGGTATTGTAATGGACCCAATCTCGTCCATTAACATCAAGAAAGACTCTAGCTTTGCCATGATGCTTGAAGCGCAACGCCGCGGCTATGAAATCCACTACATGGAAATGAACGATCTTCACCTAGACCAAGGCAAAGCGATTGCCGACACTAAAGTGGTTGAGCTGAAAGAAGATCCAAACGGCTGGTACGAGTTCAAATCTGAGCAGACGATCGAACTGTCTGAGCTCGACGCGGTGCTCATGCGCAAAGATCCTCCGTTTGATACCGAGTACATCTACGCGACTTACATTCTTGAGCGTGCTGAAGAACAAGGCGCATTGATCGTTAACAAACCTCAAAGCCTACGCGACTGCAACGAAAAACTGTTTACCGCTTGGTTCCCAGAACTTACGCCAACCACAATCGTGACACGCAAAGCAGAAAAAATTAAAGCCTTCCGTGAGGAGCACGGCGATGTGATCCTCAAACCTCTTGATGGTATGGGCGGCGCTTCAATTTTCCGCGTAAAAGAAAACGATCCAAACGTGTCGGTGATCATCGAAACGCTGACTAACCATGGTCAAAACTACGCGATGGCGCAAACCTTCGTGCCAGACATCAGCAATGGTGATAAGCGTATTCTTGTTGTTGACGGTGAACCGATGCCTTACTGTCTTGCGCGCATTCCTGCTAAAGGCGAAACGCGCGGCAACCTAGCTGCTGGTGGTACTGGTGAAGCTCGTCCACTAAGCGAAACAGATATGAAGATTGCTCAAGCTGTTGCTCCGACTCTAAAAGAAAAAGGGCTTATCTTTGTTGGTCTTGATGTGATTGGCGACAAGCTAACTGAAATCAACGTGACTAGCCCAACTTGTATTCGTGAAATCGAAGCGGCATTCGACATTTCTATCACTGGCAAACTGATGGATGCCATTGAACGTCGTGTGAAAGGCGAATAA
- a CDS encoding LysR family transcriptional regulator, translating to MHDLASIRAFDALNQHKSLTAAAKALNQPKSTVSRRLAQLEADFGQALTTRQGNRLILTRAGEIFADYSRQILELSEESYEALQGLNNQVSGSLHIVCHAALVRSWLGDVLNEFLAENPDVRVQLTSDFSDTHHDPDLFIWLGEHKGLDWRKETLGVFRYTPFASPNYIGKHGPIHHPRELNKHPWIDFGSIQENGLLLSHPEQGEFFLEPFVSRLYSDNIAMQIDSIANGHGIGLLPTWTAQGYEKHHPGRITPCLEGWLSEPITINCYTPAGRHPLRLSVLLEDIHQSIPLDWKY from the coding sequence ATGCACGACTTAGCATCAATTCGTGCTTTTGATGCGCTTAACCAACACAAAAGTTTGACCGCAGCCGCCAAAGCATTGAATCAGCCGAAATCCACCGTGAGCCGCCGCTTAGCACAATTAGAAGCCGACTTTGGCCAAGCGCTAACAACTCGACAAGGCAACCGCTTGATTCTGACACGCGCAGGGGAGATTTTTGCCGACTACAGCCGCCAGATCCTAGAGCTCAGCGAGGAAAGTTATGAGGCGCTTCAAGGCTTAAATAATCAAGTATCAGGCTCTCTACATATCGTTTGCCACGCAGCGTTAGTTCGCAGTTGGTTAGGCGATGTGCTCAATGAATTTCTGGCGGAGAACCCTGACGTCAGAGTCCAGCTCACCAGTGATTTTTCCGATACACACCACGATCCAGATTTGTTTATCTGGCTAGGTGAACACAAAGGGCTGGATTGGCGCAAAGAAACGCTTGGCGTATTTCGTTACACCCCATTCGCGTCGCCAAACTACATCGGAAAACATGGCCCCATCCACCACCCGAGAGAACTAAACAAACATCCGTGGATAGATTTTGGGTCGATACAAGAGAATGGTTTGCTACTCTCGCACCCAGAACAAGGGGAGTTTTTTCTAGAGCCATTTGTCAGCCGACTCTATAGCGACAACATTGCTATGCAGATCGATAGTATCGCCAACGGACACGGCATTGGTCTCTTGCCAACTTGGACTGCACAAGGGTATGAGAAACATCACCCCGGCCGTATCACCCCATGCCTTGAAGGCTGGCTTTCAGAGCCAATAACGATCAACTGTTATACACCAGCAGGGCGTCATCCTCTTCGCTTATCCGTACTGCTTGAAGATATTCACCAAAGTATTCCGCTAGATTGGAAATATTGA
- the endA gene encoding deoxyribonuclease I translates to MKYLFTLFLFVLSSSAFSAPPSSFSAAKREAVKIYQDHPSSFYCGCDIQWQGKKGVPDLASCGYQVRKQEKRAARIEWEHVVPAWQFGHQLQCWQSGGRKNCSRNDTAFKLMEADLHNLTPAVGEVNGDRSNFNFSQWNGMDGVSYGRCDMQVNFKQRKVMPPDRARGSIARTYLYMSKEYGFKLSKQQTQLMSAWNKTYPVDKWECERDERIAKVQGNHNPFVQEACRAL, encoded by the coding sequence ATGAAATACTTGTTTACTCTGTTTCTCTTTGTTCTTTCTAGTTCCGCTTTTTCTGCCCCTCCTAGCTCATTTTCTGCCGCCAAACGTGAAGCGGTGAAAATCTATCAAGACCACCCAAGCAGTTTTTACTGCGGTTGTGATATCCAGTGGCAAGGCAAAAAAGGCGTTCCTGACTTAGCCTCTTGCGGTTACCAAGTTCGCAAACAAGAAAAACGCGCAGCTCGCATTGAATGGGAACATGTGGTTCCTGCTTGGCAATTCGGCCACCAGCTCCAGTGTTGGCAAAGCGGTGGGCGCAAAAACTGTTCGCGCAACGACACGGCCTTTAAACTCATGGAAGCGGATTTACACAACCTGACCCCAGCGGTTGGTGAGGTGAACGGAGACCGTTCTAACTTCAACTTCAGCCAATGGAACGGCATGGATGGTGTCAGCTATGGCCGCTGCGACATGCAAGTGAACTTCAAGCAACGCAAAGTAATGCCACCCGACAGAGCTCGCGGCTCGATTGCTCGCACTTACTTGTACATGAGCAAGGAGTACGGATTCAAACTATCCAAACAGCAAACTCAGCTAATGAGTGCTTGGAACAAAACCTATCCGGTAGACAAATGGGAATGTGAGCGTGATGAGCGCATCGCCAAAGTACAAGGTAACCACAACCCGTTTGTTCAAGAGGCTTGCCGCGCACTGTAA
- the epd gene encoding erythrose-4-phosphate dehydrogenase produces MLKVAINGFGRIGRNVLRAVYESGKHQQIKVVAVNELAQPEAMAHLLQYDTSHGRFGKKISHDQEHLNVHHESGEYDAIRILHLSEIELLPWRDLEVDIVLDCTGVYGSKADGLAHIEAGAKKVLFSHPGANDLDNTIIYGVNHETLKDEHRVVSNGSCTTNCIVPIIKVLDEAFGIESGTITTIHSSMNDQQVIDAYHNDLRRTRAASQSIIPVDTKLHKGIERIFPKFSNKFEAISVRVPTVNVTAMDLSVTINTNVKVNDVNQTIVNASQCTLRNIVDYTESPLVSIDFNHDPHSAIVDGTQTRVSNGQLVKMLVWCDNEWGFANRMLDTALAMKASSQVEL; encoded by the coding sequence ATGCTAAAAGTTGCGATCAATGGATTTGGACGTATAGGTCGTAATGTTCTGCGAGCTGTCTATGAAAGCGGCAAACATCAGCAGATTAAAGTGGTAGCGGTTAATGAGCTTGCTCAACCAGAGGCAATGGCTCACCTTCTACAATATGACACCAGTCATGGCCGTTTCGGTAAGAAAATCTCCCACGATCAAGAACATTTGAATGTTCACCATGAAAGCGGTGAATATGATGCCATCCGAATTCTTCATCTCTCTGAAATTGAACTGCTTCCGTGGCGCGACCTTGAAGTCGATATCGTTTTAGATTGTACCGGCGTTTATGGTTCAAAGGCGGATGGTCTTGCCCATATCGAAGCCGGAGCGAAGAAAGTGCTCTTCTCTCACCCAGGAGCGAACGATCTCGATAACACCATTATTTACGGTGTGAACCACGAAACTCTCAAAGATGAACACCGCGTGGTGTCCAATGGTTCATGTACCACCAACTGTATTGTTCCCATCATCAAAGTATTGGATGAAGCATTTGGGATTGAGTCAGGTACCATTACCACAATCCACTCATCCATGAACGACCAACAAGTTATTGATGCCTACCATAATGACTTACGTCGTACTCGAGCTGCGAGCCAATCTATCATTCCTGTTGACACCAAGTTGCATAAAGGAATTGAAAGAATCTTCCCGAAATTTTCCAACAAATTCGAAGCCATTTCCGTTCGAGTTCCGACAGTTAACGTCACTGCAATGGATTTAAGTGTCACAATTAATACAAATGTGAAAGTTAATGACGTAAATCAAACCATTGTTAACGCATCTCAGTGTACATTACGTAACATTGTTGACTATACTGAATCGCCACTCGTTTCCATCGACTTTAACCACGATCCCCATAGCGCGATAGTGGATGGAACTCAGACAAGAGTGAGTAACGGGCAATTAGTAAAAATGCTCGTTTGGTGCGATAACGAATGGGGCTTTGCTAACCGGATGCTGGATACCGCTTTAGCAATGAAAGCTTCTTCACAAGTGGAGCTTTAA